tatttttactattgtaCCGGTTACATAAAATTTGCCATGCCTTTTCATAATAGGCAAATTGCCTCATGtcaccatttataaaaataactattaattcaaatattaatccGTACAAGGGTCCGAAAtatataaacttcaataaataataataaaggattGCTGtaaaaatttttactttttttctcttGCTTGAAAACACCGTTCGTCATGTTTTTACGTCACCAATATTGTAAACAACATAATGTCAAACGATAGTTTCAGGTTATTCGTGGTCTTTCATTTACgcctttataattatttatttcacgtaaaaatacacagaaatacACTACAGTTCCACTGGACAGAGTTACGGGATCTCTTTTAACCAGGTGTTTCGCATATTCACATCACTGGGTACTCAAATCCACAACTTGGGTTGGGTTTTTTATTGATGTGTTCTTACATTCCCGCACGATACAATAGTGGTATTACTATATGTAATCCTTTCGAAGCCATGGTTTTGATTTCCGATAAAAAGGTTATGACAGTCATGCGTAGTGTTTACAAGAATAGTCACGTCACAGATAATTGATAGACCATCATGGCGGACGGCGTTTTTGGCTGCATAGCGAAAATATATTGGGAAAGGtgcttcaaaaaaaaattaatatttttatagtgcaatatacaccgtgatttttagtcgtcttacaaaagcatcccagttcatgtatccaatgactagaacacgttcatgataaaaaaaaaggtatttatgagatttgaataaatgtaaaatgcaatttttattcaatattatgatgcaattcgtagttttttagaaacacagctctgttgcgagcgcggtccgagccttgtaacaatggtaaggggtgcgggcggcggcgtttttatcatttttaagagtatatttcagatttctcttgtttaatttttcttcgtacttattattttagttgacgataaaaaaataataatcgcgcctaggggtatttaaCGTCGGATCCATGAACTGGGctgtttttgtaagacgacaaaaaaatcaccgtgtattcgTAATGAACCgttctatcaaataataaaaatagtggcCACTAGCCTATTATCTGCGGTAAACTCAATTGATCTTATTACGTCAGTGGCACTATTTTCTCAACTTGATCTGAGATagtgatatttattaattaattcaattcaattcaatttatttattttcaagcaaCATGGCCCATAGatatataccttacagactaacatacatataaatatgacGGCGCAATACATGACATTTGACGTTTGCTGCCGACGACGTCGGAATAGAATGGCAGCATGATAGATGTCAGCTGTCATTCTTGCGGAACATCACACTGGGAGCGCGGCGGCCATCTTATTCACTTTTGAATTGCAAGCCGCCAACGCACCACGTGCCAGACGAATCGCTTATTTCCGACGCCATCTTTAACCGTTCTTGATTTGATTTAATGGAATATCATTATCTGTGCCTAATTAAAGtgtgttatattttgttaaactgtTAAGTTAAGAAGGAATAAATCTTTTGGAGGATTAATTCGTGACTTTGTTCGAGTTCCTGACACACGTGAAACATGGAAGATTCTGATATAGGCCATCCTGAGTCTATATCAGAAGTGGGATCCCACGGGCCACAAACAGGGAACACGCAGCCTGCAGAAAACTACTCTGCAACAAGAATACTGTCGAATATGGAGGAAATGTTCACCCGGATATTTGCGATGTCGCAAGTATCAGCTCCTGTGAGTACCAACACCATAAAACTTATCGAATTTGATCCTGATGATTCCGAAGCTGACATCGAAGGCTGGCGTAACGTCACAGAAGTAATAGTGCAGGAGAAAAATCTTGTTGGTGTTAATCTACTGATGGCACTTACTAAGGCGCTTAAAGGTTGCGCAGCGACTTACCTGACTCGAATAAACCTCAAGTAATTAACATGGGCTGCAGTTAAAGAAACGTTGCTAGCTAGATTTGCTAAGCCCAAACTAATGCAAGATCATTTTGATGACATTTTATGATTCCAAATTAGTGTCAAAGAAACCGCATCAGAGTCTGCAATGCGCTTATGGAACTTGATCGAGCGAATACCAAAAACTGACCTACCTGGGAAAGGCAGGTCACCGATATCACTGGGTTTGTGATATAGGTGCTGTGTCAAAAGGATAATTTGATACGTAGAGAGTTGATAGCACATGTGATAACTACTCGTGCCCAGTTGTTTCGGATCCACAATGGCATATCACTAAAGCGACGGTTGGACGTCAGTGATTTAAATCAAGACGccgattgaaatgaaactacttttacggattttatcgcggtttaattaaaaaaaaaaaaaaaaaattaaaccgcgataaaatccgtaaaagtagttttatttcaatgtctaacattcgcgtaaacctaagaaacctcAAGACGCCGATTTCAAGTGACCTTGAATGACAGACTCAAGATTCCCTGGAAACTGTCATTGGTATGGCGTGCCAGGACATCGACAAGCTGAATGCAGGAAGCGAAAGGATGACTCCAAATCGTTGAAGTCTCATGATCCATCCAGTTCTACAAACAATCAAGACAAGCCGTCTATATCCTGCTACACGTGTGGAAAACCTGGTCACACGTCTACGACCTGTCCAGAAAAGAAGAATGGAGGGAAGACTGAAAGGAAGGAAGTCAACCTTTGCGACCATCAACTTTCTAGATCCACGCTAGAGACATCAGCTGGTGAgagatttccatttttatttgatggCGGATCATCTTGCTCACTTTTAACTGAAAGTTTTCGCTGTCAGTTTCCGGGTAGTGTGCGTATTAATCTAGTTCATCTTTCTGGTATCGGAGGTGATGACGTACAATGCACTTGCCAAATTTTAAGTACCGTAAAAATTGGGGATGCCTCAAAAATTGGGTAATTTCTGTACCAATAATTGTAGGTACGGATCCGCCGCGGAACACGTAAGCGATATTTGAATAGCCGCTTACGCGTCCCGCGCGCATTGACCAATCACAGCGCTCGGCGCCGACGCGACGCTCAGGACGCGTCACCCCGCGCCCGAGCCCCCTCTCTCGAGATTTAAAACTGTCGAACTAACGACGTGCTCTGTGTGttaaaattgtgtaataatagtttcaatcgaatttaataaactttttaaacttaaatagtTGGTTTACCTTCCACACAAGCTATAAGTGGCTGCCCAACGTTGTGCTGCGAGTTCTAGTACTTCTAGTTAACTTCAGTGCTCGTGATATGTACGCAACTCACTGGGACAACAACGCGCAGGGAGCTTACCACGCCACTCTCAGATGATGAAGTCGCCGTGGACGCCGGTTGTGACAAAGGAGCCGACGCTGCTAGTTGCACGTCGGAACAAGTGGCCGCCATGATGGCCGCCATACAGCAGTCTCAAACCGAGGCATTCAAGCGCCTGCTGGATAAGGTTATGAACCGCCACCCGTCACCCCATCAAGTTCCCAGCCCGCCTGCCGCGCAACTGCCACAACTCGCCACCAGCGGTACTTTTACCCACTGTCTTACCCACCGCCAGATTTGGCGGTGACGCCGACGAGTCCGTGGAATTCGTTGACGCGATACAAAGCTACAAAGAATGTGCTAACGTGTCCGAGGAAAACGCCCTCAGGGGCTTGTCAATGGTGCTGATCCATGACGCCGCCATATGGTATCGTGGTATGAAAACGGAAATCCATTCATGGCAGCAAGCCATAGATTTGCTTCTGAGTACCTACGGAGACCGGCGGTCGCCGCACCGCATCTATAGAGAGTTGTTAGAGATGCAACAAGTTCAACAAAACACCGATACGTTTGTTGCTAAGTACCGTgcattattatcaaaaattccTGCCGGCGGCATAACTGAAAAAGCACAAGTTGACATGGTTTACGGCTTCCTCGACTCCAGGATCCGAAGACACCTACGAAGAGAAGAATTCTCAGATTTCTCGAACATGCTGCGCCTTGCGCGTTCTATTGAGATAGAATTCGACACTCATACGCAGCGCAGTGCAAAGCAAACAAAGTCAGCGAGCGCCGGCGCCCGCGGCAGCAGCGCGCCGATGGAGCCTCCGCGCCGCTCGACGGCGTCTGCGACACCGAGCGGGGCCAGCGCCAGCTCAACGACGTCGGAACCAGGCGGAGGGCTGACGCGACGTTCTTCAGATAATAATAACAGTGCTAGTGCGCGTTCTTATCAAAGTGTCGCGAAATCAAagtattgtaaacaaaaaggtCACGTGCGCGATGAGTGCAGTAAGCTAAGTAAGAGTGATAACAAAGAATCACTATATTGCTATGGTTGTGGTGAGGTCACAGTGTCATAAATGCAGTAACCTGTCGTTCTCATCTCTCTATATCAAACATAATCTtgtaagaaaacattataattcAAAACTCACTACATCCTCTCATTCACCAACTTATGATGATGTTTCTTGTAACATTAACAATCATTCCTAGTGCATTCTACCTTAAAtttaatacacttttttttggtttaatacCTAATGATTTGACTactttacttacttaattttattaattttgtaaacaattaattattattgtggtatctgtaatttttcttaataataacatatttagaatttttgtttgtattaatattagaatttttgtttgtattaatatttcatgataTGTTTGTTCTCTTTTCTATTTTTCCGCTTAATTCAAGcggaattaattaaacatcttgtcttgtttgtttttgctataaaaacggaattttgcattgttattgttatctccatccgttttttttttttaggcgggggaatcctcatggacacccgccctcccgggggggaggacgggtagtgtcagactcttactgactaaacctaaccgccgggtgacgtcagccgcgttttatgccggcacgtggagctgcTTAGCATTACtacacagtgccggccgcggggatccgccggccgttgaatagggccggcggctcgctttcgcgtttgtttgtggagaccgacgtgtaaagagcgtcggcctccttgcctcatactggggtcgcacccgtcacaccgaaatgcgaccccccgtcgcgggtctgttttgacgggcgatatgcacccccgtgcctatcgcccagaccctggttagggcggcaagttgcgctcatgcgcagctcgtcgccgccccacacgacgtcggcgtatggcgggcgcgctgggatcttcttccctcgcgcgctccgccgcctccttcgctgacataacagtctctgcgaaggaggccagtgcgttccacgctgcacgactgctGATAGCTGAcgcgacaacagccggcagcgcggaaagagAGTCCAAATTAAGCTCCGtcaggagttcggagcgtgcttcggcaaaagccggacatacggccagagtgtgcaatgcggtgtcGTCATCggcaccgcactcatggcacgcagtcgactcctccctcctgacgacgcggcacaaatagtgcccgaaggcaccgtgCCCTGTGAGCACTTGCGTGAGGCGGGTAGGTCAACGCGcccgtaccgcctctccgcccacggttgtaggtGTGGGCGGATCGCTTCACAgatagcccgccccgccgtcggttgtgagagccgcagctcccagttcctcaaggtgacgaggcgggcttgtcctCTCCAATTTTCGAGCTGCCTCGGCGAGGGGTCgacgccccgggaccggagctcggtgatgcgggtgtaaaggtccgcaagcacctttgcttccaagtcccaaggcggagtccccgccaaggcagtcgcggcttcatgcccgacagtgcggtacgcacggacgatcctgatggcgacagcacgctgcgcgccaagcaggaccgcccgactgtcgggcatcaGCGTCTTAGCCCagatgggtgcgccgtacagggccatcgaACGGATGACACCTGCATACAGTCGGCGGCACCCAacgtcggggcccccgacgttcggcagtaaccttccgagagcagttgcggcagcccggagtctaggcgccagccttcggaagtgctccCGGAAGTTGAGCCGCCCGTCGAGGACCAAACCGAGGTATTTCATTGTGCCTGACAGCGGGATACGAACAccctccactgtcaggcacgcgtcaagTCCGGTGGTtcggctccgggggccgtgcagcaaaagcgcttcggtcttccccagagccacgtcaagtcctagcatccggatgcgacccacgacgaGTTGTACGCCGCAGgtggcacgccggatgcattctgcgggggttgaaccccgcgccaaaaccaagGTATCGTTTGCGTAGCAAACGACCCGCgtacagggcaggagagcgccccggagggtccagtcgtacccgatgttccacaagaggggccccaacacagacccctgtggaacaccgcgtcccgtctcccacccctgcgggccgcttggccccgcgaacgatATTGTCCTCCCGGagaggtagtccgccacgacgcgctgtaaatagagcggcaccccgtgaAATCGaagcgccgactctatgcactgatgcggcagcgaattgaaggcgttggcgatatcTAGCGACACCgctaccgccacgccccctcgtgctACCGCATCCGCGGCGAACTCTTGGACAACTTTTATGGCGTCcaccgtggaccgcctcgccctaaagccatattggcagtccgacagactcggaccaGTCCTATCcagatgccggacgatgcgggcagcgatgacacgctcaaagagcttgcccgcctcgtccagcaggacaatcggccTGTAACCAGACGCCgagtctgccggtcgtccctctttacgaagaaggacgagccgccccgtcttccatacacccgggaatctgccctcctccaaacaggagttgagcagaccccggaatcgactttcgaggggccccagtgccagcgcaagagcgcgcgccggcactccatCGGGGCCCGGGGCGGTCTTCTTAGGGCGAAGGCGAGCGATGGACGCCTCCCAGTTCCCCCTCCGTGATCACCTCCAGTGGCTCCGGCGCCTGAGGCGCGATCACCACTGGAGGGAGGATGTCTGTCCGGGTTGGAAATAAGGACGAGACGACGACGTGGAGCAGCTGGGCCTCCATGGTCTCGTGATCGGGGGCCGgcggcgcggagcttgttccgcgccatAGGTACGGGCGCCCCACGGATCCTGTTGAggtcctccagcatctcctgccTTGCTCCTTCCTTGGCCTNNNNNNNNNNNNNNNNNNNNNNNNNNNNNNNNNNNNNNNNNNNNNNNNNNNNNNNNNNNNNNNNNNNNNNNNNNNNNNNNNNNNNNNNNNNNNNNNNNNNNNNNNNNNNNNNNNNNNNNNNNNNNNNNNNNNNNNNNNNNNNNNNNNNNNNNNNNNNNNNNNNNNNNNNNNNNNNNNNNNNNNNNNNNNNNNNNNNNNNNNNNNNNNNNNNNNNNNNNNNNNNNNNNNNNNNNNNNNNNNNNNNNNNNNNNNNNNNNNNNNNNNNNNNNNNNNNNNNNNNNNNNNNNNNNNNNNNNNNNNNNNNNNNNNNNNNNNNNNNNNNNNNNNNNNNNNNNNNNNNNNNNNNNNNNNNNNNNNNNNNNNNNNNNNNNNNNNNNNNNNNNNNNNNNNNNNNNNNNNNNNNNNNNNNNNNNNNNNNNNNNNNNNNNNNNNNNNNNNNNNNNNNNNNNNNNNNNNNNNNNNNNNNNNNNNNNNNNNNNNNNNNNNNNNNNNNNNNNNNNNNNNNNNNNNNNNNNNNNNNNNNNNNNNNNNNNNNNNNNNNNNNNNNNNNNNNNNNNNNNNNNNNNNNNNNNNNNNNNNNNNNNNNNNNNNNNNNNNNNNNNNNNNNNNNNNNNNNNNNNNNNNNNNNNNNNNNNNNNNNNNNNNNNNNNNNNNNNNNNNNNNNNNNNNNNNNNNNNNNNNNNNNNNNNNNNNNNNNNNNNNNNNNNNNNNNNNNNNNNNNNNNNNNNNNNNNNNNNNNNNNNNNNNNNNNNNNNNNNNNNNNNNNNNNNNNNNNNNNNNNNNNNNNNNNNNNNNNNNNNNNNNNNNNNNNNNNNNNNNNNNNNNNNNNNNNNNNNNNNNNNNNNNNNNNNNNNNNNNNNNNNNNNNNNNNNNNNNNNNNNNNNNNNNNNNNNNNNNNNNNNNNNNNNNNNNNNNNNNNNNNNNNNNNNNNNNNNNNNNNNNNNNNNNNNNNNNNNNNNNNNNNNNNNNNNNNNNNNNNNNNNNNNNNNNNNNNNNNNNNGTTGGAAGTAATTGCACGTGTGCAAGAgtgaatgaaaatagaaaataatagaggAGAGAGGACGCCACCCAGGGGTACCCCCGCAACGAGATCACACCAATCAGAAAAAGAATCGTCATGGCGAACGCACTGCGAACGGCCCCGAAGATAGGAGGAGAACCAATCTACGGAAGAGGAAGAAAAGTTGAGAGATTGTAGTACACCCAAAAGTATATCATAGTCCACTGAATTAAATGCGCAGCTGAAGTCGAGGAGAACAAGTACTGTTAGGCACTTGTTCTCCATAGCAAGGCGAATGTCACCAGTGACATTAATCAGGGCAGTGACGGTACTGTGGCGGACCACGGACTGCGGCCCGGGCGAAAACCAGATTGGAAACGAGAAAGAAGAGAGTTATGAGTTAAGAAGGCAGATACTTGGCGATATACAATGTGCTCGAGGACTTAGGATAGGAAAGGAAGAATTGAGATTGATCTAAATTGGGAGACAGTAGTAGCGTTGGATGATTTTGccaaaggaataataaaagcttttttccaAATAGACGGGAAGGTGCGGGAAGAgatggataaattaaaaatgtaagtaaggataggGAGTAATTCTTCTAGGATAGGTGTAATCAACCTCGAGCACATATTGTCAAAGCCAACAGCAGAAGAAGATATAACACGGACAGATGTTTTTACATCTGAGAAGGAGACAGTGTTAAGATTGAAATGAGGACAACTCGGTATTGGTGAACGAGACAGCTCCAGCAAAGTGGAGGACTTTTCAGTTGACCCCAGAGTAATTGGAGACAAGGCGAAATGGCGATTGAGGTCATCAAAGTCCATGTCTTTGCGAATGTCAACTCTAGGACGTTTCCCAATACCGACTGACTTGAGGAATTTCCAAGTGTCAGAAGGACTAAGTTTTTCAAGAGATTCGTGGAAGTAGCGCCTCTTTGCACCCTGACACAGACGATTGCAACGGTTTCTTAGAAGTTTGTAAAAAGCCAAGTTGGAGTCGGATGGCCTTCGCTTGTACCTACCCTTGGCCCTGTCCCTACTGATCATGATCTCCTTGATTGATGAAGTTACCTTCGACCTTGATTCTTCGCTTCGGAGCATGCTTGTCGAATAATTCTACCATCCAAGAATTAAAGATATACACTGCGCTGTCGATGGACTCCGCAGAGAATAAGGGTGACCAGTCGACCGCCACAGCATCGTACCTTAACGTCTCGAGATCCATGGTACGGAAATTACGTAGCTGGAAATATTGAGGTTTGATTCTAGGACGGCGGATACGGTATGATATACAGGGTGTGGCGTAAATAGTGGTCCATAGCTAAGGATTCGACGTACCAGTTAATTAActgtaacacatattttttttagccatTTTTACCCAaaggtttcagaaaaaaaatgctttttacctttttttataaaattgttaccctttattacaaattttgctgcagtttctacaaaaaacgtactttttttattctgttttctgtttgttacaGCTGAATACATGacctatcttaaaaaaatactgatttttatgtaaactggaagcttttaatgaaaaaacggCTTTTTTCCATTTTGGACCCAAATTGATAATAATCATGGATATTCAGATgcgatttttgtaaaaaaattgtactgtactgtcagtgcccatgaattttaaaatatgcctaCTTAATACCAATTTCAAAATGGTATTACATTAATGGATcctatcattaaaaaaaaagttattagtaataaagaggattttcaattaaataccatgtattttttgttacgtcaatattaatgcaaattgtattaaatcctattaaaatttaacttataaaatctgttttgtaaGCGCAAACATGTCCCAGGTAAAAAAAAGGTCAACTAGTACCCcgaattcttagaaaaaaactCATTGTTGCGCCCGAGCTCTACCTGTAATTCTGCGCCCCGCATTCCTACCGGCACTACAGCGGTATGCACACCACAAGAGTGATAAGGaaagaatatgttttattattgctatCTCTTTCATTACTAACGTTAGAATCTCCAAAAATTTCGACATGATTTAGTACGATCCCGTGCTTGGTGTGCGTATCGTGTTTGTTCTACCTGTGTTAACTCTGCCGTTTCTCATTGCTATTTCCTTGGACTCTGTTTTGTTTACTGATTGGACTTGTTGTTTTGGTGATCTCCACGATATTGGCTACGTTTTCTGGACTTGGGTTTGCTCAAccaattttacaaagttacaGTGCAGTGACGGATACGAAATGTCTCAGTATACTCCGCGCGAATATGCTGACATGCATTTTATTTACGGTGAATGCAGAGGCGTGGGTAGAGAAGCAGCGCGACTTTATCGAGAGAGATATCCTGATCGAAGACATCCAGACCATCGGGTTTTTGGGAGAGTCCATAACGCATACACCGAGGGGAGGATACCTGGCACGGGCGTAGGCGGTGCAAGCGAAGGACGACCTCGGGTACACAACGACGATGAGGTATTGAATTTAGTCACTCGAGATTCAACATTATCGGCCCGTGACTTATCTCGCAGAACGGGCATTTCTACAAGATCTGTACACCGAATTCTGAAAAGGCATGAACTGTACCCGTACCATTACCAAAGAGTACAGTCGCTGCAACCAAGGGATTATCCTCTACGAGTAAGATTTTGTAGGGAAATGCTGCGCAGAATAAGAGAAGAcccacaattttttaataaaatattatggagCGACGAATCATCCTGCAAAAAAGATGGATACCTTAACCTACACAATTTACATAGCTGGCAGCTGGAAAACCCACATAACATACGACAAGATAGGTcgcaatatcaatttaaaataaacctttggaCCGGAATCATTAATGGACAAATAGTCGGTCCACATGAGCTGCCAGATACTTTAAACGGTGAAaggtatttaagttttttgcgGAATGACTTACCCTTACTTCTAGAGAATGTCGCTCCAGAAGTTCGAGAAGACATGTGCCTGCAGAACGACGGCTGTCCCGCGCATTATGCTCTTAGTGTTCGAGAGCACCTTAATGCAACATATCCGAATAGATGGATAGGGCGCTTAGGTCCAATATTGTGGCCACCGCGCTCACCAGACCTTAATCcccttgatttttttattggggttgtctaaaagaaaaagtgtaCAAGGAGCAAGTTACGAGTTTAGACCAACTGAGATCTAGAATCCAAATAGCAGCTAGGAAAATCCAAGAAAACGGATTTGCTCGACGTGTTAAACGGTCGTTTATTCGACGATGCAGAGCGTGCATAGCTGCAAATGGGGGCCATTTCGaacattttgtgtaaaattattagtattataatcgtgtcaaagattattaataaattatgatgactttgtacaatgtgtttttattttttaatgttgttactttttattaaaatagccataacttttttttttacgataggATCCATTAATGTAATACCATTTTGAAATCGGTATTAAGtaggcatattttaaaattcatgggcactgacagtacagtacaatttttttacaaaaatcgcATCTGAATATCcatgattattataaatttgggtccaaaatggaaaaaaagccgttttttcattaaaagcttccagtttacataaaaatcagtatttttttaagataggtCATGTATTCAGCtgtaacaaacagaaaacagaataaaaaaagtacgttttttgtagaaactgcagcaaaatttgtaataaagggtaacaattttataaaaaaaggtaaaaagcattttttttctgaaaccttTGGGTAAAAatggctaaaaaaaatatgtgttacagTTAATTAACTGGTACGTCGAATCCTTAGCTATGGACCACTATTTACGACACACCCTGTATAAACGAGGTCGTGGTAGGAAAAGGGAGCGGTGAATTGACCATGGGCGAAAACATTGTTCGGGGAAGAAACTATAATTAGGTCAAGTAGAGAAGGGGTGCAGTTGGGAGAAAAGTGAGTAGGAGAAGAAGGTAGGACGGTCAGATTAAAGGAAGATAAAAGAGATGTTAACTTAAGTGAGCGATTGTCATGTTGTAAGAGGCAGGTATTAAAGTCGCCCATTATGACTATGTGGTCATATAAGGGACAGTAATTATGCAGGCGGGATTCCAGAGattcgaaataattaatatgcagATTAGGGCAATATACTACGACTAACAGGATTTTGGTGCGGCGGACTATAATCTCGATGAAGAGATACTCGGCAGATTCGGAATATAAATTGTGAGATGAAAATATAACTCTAAAGGGTATCTCAGCACGAAGATAGATAGCCACACCACCACCGCCCTTGCCTGTCCGGTCGTTGCGGATTAGCACAAAGCCGGGGAGAGGATATTGGGTAGAGAGGAGGGAGGGTTTCAGGAAGGACTCCGAAATCAACAGCGCATCGACAACATCACTACAAATAGACGCTAGAAGGT
This genomic stretch from Trichoplusia ni isolate ovarian cell line Hi5 chromosome 25, tn1, whole genome shotgun sequence harbors:
- the LOC113505244 gene encoding uncharacterized protein LOC113505244, which gives rise to MKYLGLVLDGRLNFREHFRRLAPRLRAAATALGRLLPNVGGPDVGCRRLYAGVIRSMALYGAPIWAKTLMPDSRAVLLGAQRAVAIRIVRAYRTVGHEAATALAGTPPWDLEAKVLADLYTRITELRSRGVDPSPRQLENWRGQARLVTLRNWELRLSQPTAGRAICEAIRPHLQPWAERRYGRVDLPASRKCSQGTVPSGTICAASSGGRSRLRAMSAVPMTTPHCTLWPPPPGSDVVELALAPLGVADAVERRGGSIGALLPRAPALADFVCFALRCV